Genomic window (Kosakonia sp. BYX6):
GCCATGCTATTTGTGCCATTCGACCAAGATGAACAGTGAATGGTTATGCAAAATAAATGAGTTTTCATTTAATCATCTTTTGGTAGAGACCGAAAGAGAAGAGTGCAATTTTCATTACGATATTGAAGGAAAACGCGCATCGCTTGCTTAAAAACTATTCCAATAAAATGCATACCCGCGGCGCACGGGATGCTAAGTGTAGACGGTTGACAGATCGTTATGTTTATCAATATACTGCAAGCCGGTTTTACGTCCCGTCTTCGGTACCAAATCCCAGCATTATTTGCAAATTCACGCTCAACCGGGTAGAATTTGCCACGTTTCAGGCGCGGGGTGGAGCAGCCTGGTAGCTCGTCGGGCTCATAACCCGAAGGTCGTCGGTTCAAATCCGGCCCCCGCAACCACTTTCCCTAAGTGTTCTTTTTCAAATATACTATGAAGACTTAACGCCTTCGTCGCTGGATTTGAAAAAAATACTCATGGAAGGTTCTCCAGGCCGCAGTTGCGGCTATAGGGTTCAGTTATTTAAAGCCCCGATTTATCGGGGTTTTTTGTTATCTGAGTACGAAATAACTGGGCTATACGCCCTTTTTTTATGTCTTGGGGGTGGACTTGTCCACATTAGAGCAAAAATTAACAGAGATGATTACGGCACCGGTTGAAGCACTGGGCTATGAGCTGGTCGGTATCGAATTTGTGCGCGGTCGCACATCTACGCTGCGCATCTATATTGATAGTGAAGATGGCATCAATGTTGATGATTGCGCTGATGTCAGCCACCAGGTCAGTGCGGTACTGGATGTAGAAGATCCGATTACCGTAGCTTACAACCTGGAGGTTTCCTCACCAGGTCTTGAGCGTCCTTTGTTTACGGCTGAGCACTATGCGCGCTTTAAGGGCGACGAAGTCTCGCTGGTTCTGCGTATGGCGGTTCAGAATCGCCGTAAATGGCAGGGCATCATTAAAGATGTCGATGGCGAGATGATCACCGTTACGGTCGAAGGTAAAGATGAAGTGTTCGCATTGAGCAATATCCAGAAAGCGAACCTGGTCCCCCACTTTTAACAGTCTGGATTGAGGTGAAAGGCCCCCAATGAACAAAGAAATTTTGGCTGTTGTTGAAGCTGTTTCTAACGAAAAGTCGCTTCCGCGTGAAAAAATCTTTGAAGCGCTGGAAAGTGCTCTGGCTACAGCAACCAAGAAAAAATACGAACAAGAGATTGATGTGCGCGTAAGCATCGATCGTAAAAGTGGTGATTTTGACACCTTCCGTCGTTGGCTCATTGTTGAAGAAGTTACTCAGCCAACGCGTGAAATCACCCTCGAGGCGGCACGTTATGAAGATGAAAGCCTGAATCTTGACGATTACGTTGAAGATCAGATCGAATCTGTGACGTTTGACCGCATCACCACTCAAACCGCTAAGCAAGTTATCGTACAAAAAGTACGTGAAGCTGAGCGCGCAATGGTTGTCGATCAGTTCCGTGAACACGAAGGTGAAATCATCACCGGCGTGGTCAAAAAAGTGAACCGCGACAACATTACACTCGACCTCGGCAACAATGCCGAAGCCGTGATTTTGCGCGAAGATATGCTGCCACGCGAAAACTTCCGTCCGGGCGACCGTATTCGCGGTGTGTTGTATGCCGTGCGTCCAGAAGCACGCGGTGCGCAGCTGTTCGTGACGCGTTCCAAACCGGAAATGCTGATCGAACTGTTCCGCATTGAAGTACCGGAAATCGGCGAAGAAGTCATCGAAATTAAAGCCGCTGCCCGCGATCCGGGTTCACGCGCCAAAATCGCAGTGAAGACCAACGATAAACGTATCGATCCGGTCGGTGCATGCGTTGGTATGCGCGGTGCTCGCGTTCAGGCGGTTTCGACTGAGCTCGGCGGTGAGCGTATTGATATCGTGCTGTGGGACGACAATCCTGCTCAGTTCGTTATCAATGCAATGGCACCGGCTGATGTCGCTTCTATCGTAGTGGATGAAGACAAACACACGATGGATATCGCGGTTGAAGCGGGCAACCTGGCGCAGGCGATTGGCCGTAACGGCCAGAACGTGCGCCTCGCGTCTCAGCTGAGCGGCTGGGAACTCAACGTAATGACCGTTGAGGACCTGCAGTCCAAGCATCAGGCTGAGGCTCATGCAGCGATTGATACCTTTACTCGCTACCTGGATATCGACGAAGATTTCGCCACTGTCTTGGTTGAAGAAGGTTTCTCAACGCTGGAAGAACTGGCCTATGTGCCAATCAAAGAGCTGCTGGAAATCGATGGTCTGGACGAAGATACCGTCGAAGCCCTGCGTGATCGTGCGAAAAATGCATTGACCACCCTGGCGCTGGCGCAGGAAGAAAGTTTGGGTAATAAAGAACCCGCTGAAGACCTGCTTAACCTGGAAGGTCTGGATCGTGCATTGGCTTTCAAACTGGCTGCTCGTGGTGTTTGTACGCTGGAAGACCTCGCCGAGCAAGGTGTAGATGACCTGAGCGATATCGAAGGGTTAACCACCGAGAAAGCAGGTGAGCTCATCATGGCCGCACGTAATATTTGCTGGTTTGGTGACGAAGCGTAATAAACTGTAGCAGGAAGGAACAGCATGACAGATGTAACCGTAAAAACGCTGGCCGCTGAGATTCAAACCTCTGTGGACCGCCTGGTACAGCAATTTGCTGATGCAGGGATCCGCAAGTCCGCTGAAGATTCAGTGACGGCACAAGAAAAGCAGACGCTATTAGCGCATTTGAACCGTGAACACGGCTCCTCGCCTGATAAGCTGACGCTGCAGCGCAAAACGCGCAGCACATTAAATATTCAGGGCACCGGCGGTAAAAGTAAATCGGTGCAGATCGAAGTCCGTAAAAAGCGCACCTTTGTAAAACGCGATCCACAAGAGGCTGAACGTCTCGCTGCGGAAGAAGAGGCGATGCGTGAAGCGGAAGAGAAGGCCCGTCGTGAAGCAGAGGATGCCGCTGAGCGAGAAGCCGAGGAAAAAGCCAAGCGTGAGGCCGAAAGTCGCCTGAAACGTGAGGCTGAAGAAAAAGCTAAACGCGATAATGCTGAAAATGCAAAACGCGAGGCTGCGGAAAATAGCAAAGTGAGCAACCAACAATCTGACGAAATGACCAGAGCAGCCCAGACGGATAAAGCCCGTCGTGAAGCCGAAGCGCAAGAACTCAAGCGCAAAGCGGAAGAAGAGGCTCGTCGTAAACTGGAAGAAAACGCACGTCGCGTAGCGGAAGAAGCTCGTCGTATGGCAGAACAAAATGAAAATGGCTGGGTTGCTGCCAGCACTGAAGAAGAAGAGACAACTGGCGATTATCATGTAACCACTTCCCAGCATGCGCGTCAGGCGGAAGATGATAACGATCGCGAAGTTGAAGGTGGTCGTAGTCGTACCCGTACCGCTAAAGCGCCGCGTCCGAAGAAAGGTAACAAGCACTCGGAAAGCAAAGCTGACCGTGAAGAAGCGCGTGCAGCGGTTCGCGGTGGTAAAGGCGGCCGTCAGCGTAAAGGCTCTTCTCTGCAACAGGGCTTCCAGAAACCGGCTCAGGCTGTTAACCGTGACGTTGTAATCGGCGAAACCC
Coding sequences:
- the rimP gene encoding ribosome maturation factor RimP is translated as MSTLEQKLTEMITAPVEALGYELVGIEFVRGRTSTLRIYIDSEDGINVDDCADVSHQVSAVLDVEDPITVAYNLEVSSPGLERPLFTAEHYARFKGDEVSLVLRMAVQNRRKWQGIIKDVDGEMITVTVEGKDEVFALSNIQKANLVPHF
- the nusA gene encoding transcription termination factor NusA, which produces MNKEILAVVEAVSNEKSLPREKIFEALESALATATKKKYEQEIDVRVSIDRKSGDFDTFRRWLIVEEVTQPTREITLEAARYEDESLNLDDYVEDQIESVTFDRITTQTAKQVIVQKVREAERAMVVDQFREHEGEIITGVVKKVNRDNITLDLGNNAEAVILREDMLPRENFRPGDRIRGVLYAVRPEARGAQLFVTRSKPEMLIELFRIEVPEIGEEVIEIKAAARDPGSRAKIAVKTNDKRIDPVGACVGMRGARVQAVSTELGGERIDIVLWDDNPAQFVINAMAPADVASIVVDEDKHTMDIAVEAGNLAQAIGRNGQNVRLASQLSGWELNVMTVEDLQSKHQAEAHAAIDTFTRYLDIDEDFATVLVEEGFSTLEELAYVPIKELLEIDGLDEDTVEALRDRAKNALTTLALAQEESLGNKEPAEDLLNLEGLDRALAFKLAARGVCTLEDLAEQGVDDLSDIEGLTTEKAGELIMAARNICWFGDEA